AGCATGGGCGACGCTCTGGCGACCTGGTTCGAGGCGGAATCCTGCCGTCTCAAGCACGCCAGAAACATGGTCCGGGCCTACAGTTCGATGACGGCGCAGGCGCTTGCGCGTCTGTGTTATGAAACGCTCCTGGAGTACGGGCACGCCGCCAAGACGGCTTGCCAAATGCATGTGGTGACACCGGCCTTGGAGCATGTGGTGGAGGCCAATACGCTTTTGAGCGGTGTCGGTTTTGAAAGCGCGGGCCTGGCCGCGGCGCATGCCATTCAAGACGGCCTGTCCGCCTTGGACAAAAAGCATCAATCCTATCACGGCGAGAAAGTGGCCTTCGGAACTTTGGTCTCGC
This genomic stretch from Candidatus Hydrogenedentota bacterium harbors:
- a CDS encoding iron-containing alcohol dehydrogenase — translated: SMGDALATWFEAESCRLKHARNMVRAYSSMTAQALARLCYETLLEYGHAAKTACQMHVVTPALEHVVEANTLLSGVGFESAGLAAAHAIQDGLSALDKKHQSYHGEKVAFGTLVSLFLTDKSMAVIDEVYSFCQSVGLPVTLGDLGLSGLTDAEIGKIASIACAEKETIHNELLPVTPDAVVAAIKVANEEGARRKGSISVD